Part of the Camelus dromedarius isolate mCamDro1 chromosome 11, mCamDro1.pat, whole genome shotgun sequence genome is shown below.
GGTAACATAGACATATCCAAGTGTAGGCAGTCAATTCTAGAAGATTTCAAGCTTCTCTTCTAAAATGCTTCCCAGCCTGTGAAAGTCTTGCTTACTAATTCATGGAAGGCTTCCGCCAGTACAGACTGGGTTCTGGTTTGGGCATTCCATATCCCACCTGTCTGTTTACTATGAATGTTTTCCTTGTTTAACTTCTGAGCCTTACTTTACAAAAAGGAGCACTAATACTTATGAGGgcatgtgaggattaaatacattaatatttaccTAAAGTGCCTGATACAGTGTATTAGACATGCAGGAAGTAGGCAACATCTACAATTACTGTAGATCTGATGCAAGTGTTAAGAGTTTTTTAAAACCTAGATTTAAATGCTTCTTACTCAATTTGTGGTACAATGAAAGAAGGGAACGTGGGGTTTAGagccaaaagaatttttttgttaatAGGCTATCAGCCCCAATTTACCCTGCAAGAGTGACTTTTGGCAAATTACATAATTTatcaggggttttttttccttatccataaattgaaatacatgtaaaatcacccagtgcctgacacatagaatAAATGGTAATTATTATTATGTCAACAGCACATACCTTTAGATAGTGGTTAAAGGTAAACTAAGTTGTTTTTATTAACAGAGAAAAGCCAACAAATAATCTGCTTTAAGAAGACTTATGGAAAAGGTCACATTTCAGGAGCTCTTAGTAGCAGGTATGAGAGGGTGGAGAGGAGCAGAAATTGGGTTGGGAAGATGCCAGAGAGCTTCAAACCATGTGGGAGGCTATGCTGTCAAAATGGCAGGTGAAGAAGAGCTGTTTCAGGTGATTGGTCCTGGGAAAGAGAACTTCTGGAAATGTTGTTCTAGTCCAAGAAAGATGAAAATGGCAGTGACAGGGCTGGAGAGGTAAAGGGCAAATACAGAAAGTTGGAGAAGTTGCAGGATTGGGTACATCTTAAATACAAAGTTAAGGAAGAGATGAGTTTGGGGTTATTATGAAACTTCTTGCTGAGGGTATCCAAGAGATGATCGTGGTTCTCCTTGGGGTCACTTGGGGAGTTTGGTCAGTTGAAAACATTTTTGTCATTGAGAATGAGTTGGTTTCTGCCTAAAAACATATTTTGTCATCTTTATTGAAATTAATCCAGCCACAAGTGATACTGCCTAGAGTCTTGCAAAAGTGACTGTTCCGTCTCCCCAGTACCACCAAAAGAGGGCTGGAGGCCTTGTCTTCTGTCCCTGTGTGGTCATTAAAACCATTAAAGTGTGGTTAGTAAGTCCTGCAAACCCACCCACTCCATCACTGGTGGTCAGAGTCCCAACCAATTTTGAACCCTGggcatttcttactttcttgcAGCTTTGCTATGCATTTTGTCTgacatttctaggtattttgttgtggGAGGATTTAGTCCCTCTGGCATATTGTACAAAATAGAGGTCTCTCACATCCCAAGTGACAATATTCTACTCTGAAATCCTAGGAATGAGAAAAGAATGGTATTAGTCAGGGTCCTGGTAGGAAACAGATGGCACTCTCAGACTGGGTAATTTAAGGAGCGTTTGTTTCATTCAGGCAAAGGGAAGCTTTCTGTTCCAGCTATGAAGAGTTTTGATGGAGGAGTTAAGGATTTACCCAACTGTTGGAAGAACTGGGATTGGGAAGGTCAGGGAAGCTGCTGCCAATCATCTCACCACAGTGAGTGATTTTCTCATGAAGTCCTGGGGAAGCCACCGTGAATCTGTGTCTGCTGCTACCTCTGGGAGCATTAACCtccctttttcttccatttttcaaatCTCTCTTGTGCTTCTCTGCAAACTCTAATCCAGACTATGCTGGAAAGTGGGTTCTGGAAAGGTAGTGCCCAGCTTCCAATCTGCAGAGGAGAACTTAGAAAGAGGGTAATCACAGTGCTGCTGAGTTGTCCACAGTGCAGAACGGGGACTGTTAACAAAGAGTGAGCAGAGTTTGGGGACAGAGTGGAGAGAGTGGCGTCTCCTAGGCTAGCAGTAGCAGGAGTTTGTTACTACCCCCGAGCCTGGAACGCAAGAGGAGGAAGCCATTCTTAAGAGCCTGTAGAAGGTGGCTGGTTAGGTTGTCAACCGGAGCCTGACCATTGGTGGACCATCTCAGTGACTGCAGGGTGGGAGCCAGGAGAGTAAATTCTTCCTTCTtagcctcctcctgcctctgccagcCAACTGGGCCAGAAGCCAGAGGGGCAGTGGCACCTCTTTGACAGTCCCTGTGGCGCCCTCTCCCAGGGTGTAGAGAGTATGGTGGAGATGGGTGAGGAGTAAGGTTGGAGGGCAAGCAGAATAATCCATCAAGGGCCATAACTAGAAGCATACATGTTGTTAATATTATGTGGGTTGAAGCATTTTTTTCAAGGCAAGGAAGGAGAATAAGCAGAAAATACAAAGTTAAACCTGAAATGAAAGAGGAAGCAGGTGCTTGAAAAGATCTCTCAAGGAAACTGTCTTGAAGACAGTTTGGAGCTTTGTGGAGAAGGCAGTGGATTGGGGAGTGGGATGATGTTGGACATAAGAAGGAAGGAATAAGGACAAAGAAGGCTAACGTTGGCTTTCTATGAGAGGCAGGTTCTTGGCCCTGGGATAGGATGGAGAGCGCGGCTGCAGGCGGGAAAAAGTCGTGAGGTCGGTGTGTGGAGTCTGGACCGTAGAATATAAAGGTATTAAGTTCTGGACCTTGTCATTGTGCCTCCACTGCCCTTCTGAAGCCACCAAGAAGGCtaggaaaatgggagaaaaccAGGGAAGGGAGCATTGGAGAGGGATGTTCATTGGTAAACCTCTTTTTCGGAGTATGTATACAAATTCCTTATGGCTGACTGACTTCTTTTGGAGTGTCAGATTTTCTTTACTATATCTGTACTTATGCAAACAAGGAAATTCAGGCACTTGTCATTATTAATCACAATTCTTTAAAACTGATTACACTGATGCCTTGGTTTTTTTGAATGATGGGATAATATTAGAATGATTCCTATTAGTAGCTTATTTTGTACACTAATGCTAACATTAAAATACTCTGGGTTTGCATTTTCAATAGCTGGTATACTTGGTTTTCCTAATTGCTTTACCTGAGACTCCTAAAAGAGAAGAACTTGCTCCCACTTGCTGGTGAGCAGATACTTCATGTGTACTAAGAGTATTTAACCTCACTAAGTACCCTGCCAAAGGCGTCTGGCTGTCAATTTTTTGCCGTCTAGTCCATAAACCAGAACTGTAACAGCAGGGAGGAGGGCATCACTTGGGACAGGAAGTCTCCAGAGCAGGGCTGAGGACAGACCTCTGAAGGAATTGAACCTAAATCCGTCTGCCTCTCTGGAGATGGGATTCTCTCAGGAACCAGCCTGAGGCCAAAAGTGCTGATGTTAAAGGGTTCTTTAGTTCTTGGCAGCTCCTGTTTAGGAAAATCTTGGAGCAAGTGGCAACATTGTACACTTGGATTTTTCAGAAGCCTGATTTTATTTACAGAAGCAAAATTTCTTAAGGAAGTCTTTCATTAAACTGCCAGGATTAGTCTTCGTTCAGTTTAACCATTGGCCGCCTTTTATGGTGTAGAGAAAGCCCTTGGTACTGAGAGCGAGGGTAGAAGCAAATCACAAACGGAAAATGCCCGTGTGGACAGAATCATTCTCCACAGTCTTTGTTACTGAGGTAGTTGCCAACTTACCCTAAGTGGCTTAGTGGGCAGGTCCTGGCGGGTGGTCCTTgtgagagggaagcagagaaggcGCCTACTTCAAAGTATTGTTGGAGGGGCCACCCACTTTCAAGGCTGACCTCTGACAGGACAAGTGGCAGCTGTCACTGACCGCATCTTAGATCCTGTGGGTGGTGTAGTGTAAAAAGCGCGGCCTGAAGGGGCAGGCCCTCAGCCCCACAGAGCCTTGTGACTCTGCTTCAGTTTCCATCTCTGGAAGATGAGGATACTGGTgttgtgaggacacagtgagttAGTGGGTGTAAAGTACTGGGATCGGAGCAAGCGTTACAGTAACCGAGGCAGTCGCTGTTACCCACTGCCCCGCAGATTCACTGCAACGCAGAAGATAGCCGTCTGTGCAGAGGTGTTTTGAAGGGATGAGAAGCGGTTTCGTTTAGATTCTGAGATTATTTGTGCTTGAATGTTTAAAGGTGACTTTGGGTCATGTAATTATATAATCAAACTTAATATCAAAGTAGTAGACTCTTGTCTAGCTGTTTTAGACTTCAGATATTTCAGGAAGAAGTAGATCAAGCTTTCAGAGTTTGACGCTACTGACCATCTTCAGCTGTGATCCATGTTAACTTTCTGAAGTCTCCTCACAGCTCTCATGTGGACTTAAATTGGGTTTTTTGCCCCGGAACTGGAGAATTTTATAGGCAGAGTCTTGGGCATCATCTAGCTTTGCTTTCAGATCAGTCCTagtccattttctcttcttgcaCTTCCCTCATCTCACCACCACACCACCACTTCTGAGTATGGAAGGTCTAGCCTGGTTCTCTGCAGCCTAGTTCTTGTGCATCTCGTGCTTTACAGAGTGCTTGCTGTGTGCTCCTTCCTTTGTTAATGACATTAGGGTTACAGCAAGGCACAAGGAAGTTTACTTTCTTGTGGGCAAGGGGGAAGGACAGTACCTAAGTAGCATATCTTTGCCTGTTGGGAATAAATACTGGGGAGGAGataaagcagggaagggagatcGGGAAAGCCAGGGCGAGGGTGTAGATTTAGCCGTTTTTTAATAGGATGGCCAGGGGAAGGCCTTAATGATCAAGTGACATTTGCCCAGAGACTGGAAGGAAGTAAAGGGGCCAGCCAAGTGGCTATGGAGGAGGAGCATCACTGGCAAGAGCAAAGTTCCTGTGTAGAAGTAAATGCTGGTGGCCCATCCCAGAAGCAAAGAGACAACCGGACTAGAGCAGAGAGTGGTAGAGAAGGTCGGGGAGGTTATGAGTTGGGATGAGATGGGGAGCCACTGCAGGGCTTGGAGATAAGGAATCCTTTAAAAGGATCACTGACTTTCCTGCCCGCAACTCCTTTCTCAGCTTCCTCTGAGAGGGAATTAGGAAACTAGTTTCATAAGCCATTGTGGGAAAACTTTGTCATAACTTACCCTAGCCCATGTGTGTTTCATaacttcttttttgaaagaattaCTTTAAAGTCATTTGGAGCAGTTTGGCCTTGCCTTTTTCATCTCTGACTCTGAGATGGGCTGAGGCAAAAGGCAACATAAAATCAGCTCTCGATTAATTGTTTGAGAGGAGCATTGCATTACACGCCAATTACATTAGCAAAAGTGTTGCAAGGTGTTGACCTAATCAGATGACTTTGGGAAAAGTCTGGGTCCTAGGCTTCATGAATCATTATTTTCCTCTATCTTTTGCTGTCCCCCTATGTGATGATTTCAGTTCCCTCTTTCATAGGCCAATTCAGTAATAACTTTGTAAATACTAGATTGGCAAGTCAAAAACTCTAATGAGGGTTAGAGGCACTAAAACTCCTTGCAAACCTCCAGAAAGAATCTAGAAGAATAGTCACTGCTACTCTGGCTTATGCTGCCTAGCCCTTTGTACCTGGGAATGAGGATGCGGGGTTGCAGGGGGCCTTGCACATCATTATGTGTTAAGAGGTTAACCACTCAGATTGTGTGGCTGACTGCAGCAGTAAGGAGTCCATGCAGTGATAAAGAGTTGAGTTCCCGGGATCACCCATTGTCACAGGTATCTGTAGTACAGTAAACCTGCAGTACCATGCATTTGGGGATAAGGGGCTGACTTCTGTTCTCAGAGTCGGGGAGGGGTAGGCCAGTGGTGTGACTGCTTATCACTATGTGAGACTCTCAGTTCAATGATCAGTCCAATACAATAATACATGAAAGCAAATAAATGGAAGTGTTTTTTTTCTCGCCCCTCCCTCGCCATAACTGGaagacttattttaaaattgctgtTTTTTTATTGATAGTAATAATACAGCTCCACACTTTAACCCAGTTGAATTTTGAGGCTCATTTATCTAATGTGATGTTTTTATCGTATTGAATTTGTGTTTACACGGAGTGTTTCTTTTCATACTACCATAGACTCCTGACTCACTCTTTAGGCCATTTCTCTGCTTATTTACTTCTTCAGAAATGGGTTAAAGGAGATGAAATTCAAACTAGTCAGATTCACCTGGGCATCTGAATTATTGTGTCCCCTCCATCTCTAGACTTAATTTTAGTTGTATTGAGGAGATGCatgtctgatatttttctttctcttcttcatttccaGGAGGGCTGTTGGCCTGCTGCTGTGCTGCTGAACAGTATGCAGTCCTTTCGGGAGCAAAGCAGTTACCACGGAAACCAGCAGAGCTACCCACAGGAGGTACACGGCTCATCCCGGATAGAAGAATTCAGCCCTCGTCAGGCCCAGATGTTCCAGAATTTTGGGGGTgcaggtggtggcagcagcggcagcggcggcagcagtgGTGGTGGACGACGGGGAACAGCAGCGGCGGCTGCAGCAATGGCTAGTGAAACCTCTGGCCATCAAGGCTACCAGGGTTTCAGGAAAGAGACTGGAGACTTTTACTACATGGCAGGCAACAAAGACCCTGTGGCGACAGGaactccacagcctccccagcgaAGGCCTTCTGGGCCTGTGCAGAGCTATGGACCCCCCCAGGGGAGCAGCTTTGGCAATCAGTATGGGAGTGAGGGTCATGTGGGCCAGTTTCCAGCACAGCACTCCGCCCTTGGTGGTGTGTCTCATTATCAGCAGGATTACACGGGGCCTTTCTCCCCAGGGAGTGCTCAGTACCAGCAGCCTtccagccagcagcagcagcagcagcagcaagtgcAGCAGCTGAGACAACAGCTCTACCAGTCCCATCAGCCTCTGCCACAAGCCACTGGCCAGCCAGCATCTGGCTCGTCCCATCTGCAGCCAATGCAGCGGCCCTCGACTCTGCCAGCCTCCGCTGCTGGCTACCAGTTAAGAGTGGGCCAGTTTGGCCAACACTACCAGTCTTctgccgccgcctcctcctcttcctccttcccttcaccACAGCGTTTCAGCCAGTCTGGACAGAGCTATGATGGCAGTTACAGTGTGAATGCCGGATCCCAGTACGAGGGACATAATGTGGGTTCTAATGCACAGGCTTATGGAACACAGTCGAATTACAGCTATCAGCCTCAATCTATGAAGAACTTTGAACAGGCCAAGATTCCGCAAGGGACtcagcaggggcagcagcagggcagcagcagcagcagcagcagcagcagcagccacagccgcagccgcagcagcagcagcagcagcaccctgCTCAGCACGTGATGCAGTACACCAACAGTGCCGCCAAGATGCCCCTGCAAGGCCAGGTGGCGCAGTACAGCCAGCCTGAGGTTCCTGTGAGGTCCCCCATGCAGTTTCACCAGAACTTCAGCCCCATTTCTAACCCTTCCCCAGCTGCCTCCGTGGTTCAGTCTCCAAGCTGTAGCTCTACCCCATCTCCTCTTATGCAGAGTGGGGAGAATCTCCAGTGTGGGCAAGGCAATGTGCCCATGGGTTCAAGAAACAGAATTCTGCAGCTGATGCCTCAGCTCAGCCCAACCCCATCAATGATGCCCAGTCCTAATTCTCATGCTGCAGGCTTCAAAGGGTTTGGACTAGAAGGGGTGCCAGAAAAGCGGCTGACAGATCCTGGGTTGAGTAGTTTGAGTGCCCTGAGTACTCAAGTGGCCAATCTTCCTAATACTGTTCAGCACATGCTACTTTCTGATGCCCTGACACCTCAGAAGAAGACCTCCAAGAGGCCCTCCTCTTCTAAGAAAGCAGACAGCTGTACAAACTCCGAAGGCTCCTCACAGGCTGAAGAACAACTGAAGTCCCCTATGGCAGAGTCGCTGGATGGAGGCTGCTCCAGCAGTTCTGAGGATCAAGGTGAGAGGGTGAGGCAGCTAAGTGGCCAGAGCACCAGCTCTGACACCACCTACAAGGGTGGAGCCTCAGAGAAAGCGGGCTCCTCACCAGCACAGGGCACTCAGAACGAAGCCCCCAGACTCAGTGCCAGTCCTGCAGCCAGAGAAGAGACAGCCTCACCAGGTGCTAAGGACACACCATTGTCATCCGACGGCAACCCAAAAGTCAATGAGAAGACAGTTGGGGTGATTGTCTCCCGGGAAGCCATGACAAGTCGGGTAGAGAAGCCTGGTGGACAAGAAAAAGGCTCCCAAGAGGATGATCCTGCAGCCACTCAAAGGCCACCCAGCACTGGTGGGACAAAGGAAACCGGTCACACgtcacttccacagccagagcctcctggaggagggagtAAAGGAAACAAGAATGGAGATAATAACTCCAACCACAACGGAGAGGGAAATGGCCAGACCGGGCACTCTGCCGGGGGCTCTGGTTTTATCAGCAGAACTGAGCCTAGCAAATCTCCTGGAAGCCTGCGCTATAGTTACAAAGATAGTTTTGGGTCAGCCGTGCCAAGAAATGTCAGTGGCTTTCCTCAGTATCCTACAGGACAAGATAAGGGGGACTTCACTGGCCATGGGGAGCGAAAGGGTAGAAATGAGAAGTTCCCCAGCCTCCTGCAGGAAGTGCTTCAGGgttaccaccaccaccctgaCAGGAGATATTCCAGGAGTACTCAGGAGCACCAGGGCATGGCTGCTGGCCTAGAAGGAGCCACGAGGCCCAATGTCTTAGTTAGTCAAACCAATGAATTGGCTAGCAGGGGTCTTTTGAACAAAAGCATTGGATCCCTATTGGAAAACCCCCACTGGGGCCCCTGGGAAAGGAAATCAAGTGGCACAGCTCCTGAAATGAAACAGATCAATTTGGCTGACTATCCAATTCCCAGAAAATTTGAAATAGAGCCTCAGTCGTCAGCCCATGAGCCTGGGGGTTCCCTCTCTGAAAGAAGATCAGTGATCTGTGATATTTCTCCACTAAGACAGATTGTCAGGGACCCAGGGGCTCACTCACTGGGGCACATGGGTGCTGACACCAGACTTGGGAGGAATGAACGTCTCAATCCAAGTTTAAGTCAGTCGGTCATTCTTCCAGGTGGGTTGGTGTCCGTGGAAACAAAGCTGAAATCCCAGAGTGGGCAGATAAAAGAGGAAGACTTTGAACAATCCAAATCCCAAGCTAGTTTCAACAACAAGAAATCTGGAGACCACTGCCACCCTACTAGCATCAAGCATGAGTCTTACCGAGGCAACGCCAGCCCTGGAGCAGCAGCCCATGATTCCATCTCAGACTATGGCCCCCAGGACGGCAGACCCACGCCAATGCGGCGGGTCCCTGGCAGAGTTGGTGGTCGGGAGGGCATGAGAGGTCGGTCCCCTTCTCAGTATCATGACTTTTCAGAAAAGTTGAAGATGTCTCCTGGGAGGAGCAGAGGCCCAGGGGGAGACCCTCATCATATGAACCCACACGTGACCTTTTCAGAGAGGGCCAATAGGAGTTCTTTGCATGCTCCCTTTTCTCCCAACTCAGAAAGCCTGGCCTCTGCTTATCATGCAAACACTCGGGCTCATGCTTATGGAGACCCCAGTGCAGGCTTGAATTCTCAGCTCCATTATAAGAGACAGATGTACCAACAGCAACAAGAGGAATATAAAGACTGGAGCAGCAGTTCTGCTCAGGGAGTCATCGCTGCGGCACAGCACAGGCAGGAGGGACCCCGGAAGAGCCCAAGGCAGCAGCAGTTTCTTGACCGAGTGCGGAGCCCTCTGAAGAATGACAAAGATGGCATGATGTATGGCCCACCGATGGGGACTTACCATGACCCCAGCGGTCAGGAAGGTGGACGCTGCCTCATGTCTAGTGATGGTCTTTCTAACAAAGGCATTGAATTGAAGCATGGCTCCCAGAAATTACAACAAGAATCTTGTTGGGATCTTTCTCGGCAAACTTCTCCAGCCAAAAGCAGCGGTCCACCAGGAATGTCCAATCAGAAAAGGTATGGACCACCCCACGAGACTGACGGACATGGGCTAGCTGAGTCTACACAGTCATCCAAACCCAGTAATGTTATGCTAAGGCTTCCAGGGCAAGAGGATCATTCTTCTCAAAACCCCTTAATCATGAGGAGGCGTGTCCGTTCTTTTATCTCTCCCATTCCCAGTAAGAGACAGTCACAAGATGTGAAGAATAGCAACACTGAAGATAAAGGGCGCCTCCTTCATCCATCAAAAGAAGGCACTGATAAAGCGTTCAATTCCTATGCCCATCTCTCCCACAGTCAGGAGATCAAGTCCATCCCTAAGAGAGAATCCTCCAAGGAGCTTCCAAGTCCAGATAGTAGAAACTGCCCTGCTGTTACCCTCACAAGTCCTGCTAAGACCAAAATACTGCCCCCACGGAAAGGACGGGGATTGAAGTTGGAAGCTATCGTTCAGAAGATCACATCCCCAAACATTAGGAGGAGTGCATCCTCGAACAGTGCGGAGGCTGGGGGAGACACGGTCACTCTCGATGACATCCTGTCTTTGAAGAGCGGCCCTCCCGAAGGTGGGAGTGTTGCTGCTCAGGATgctgagatggagaagagaaaaggtgAGGTGGTATCTGACCTTGTCTGTCCAGCAGACCAGGAGTTGAGCATAGAAAAGCCTGTCGCACGGTCTTCGGAGGAGTGGCGTGGCAGTGGGGACGACAAAGTGAAGACGGAGATGCACCCAGACGGGGTTACTGCTGGAAAGGAACCCCCTGGTGCCATGACATCTGCAACCTCACAGAAGCCTGGGAGTAACCAAGGGAGACCAGATGGTTCCCTGGGCGGGACAGCACCTTTAATCTTTCCTGACTCAAAGAATGTACCTCCAGCAGGCATATTGGCCCCTGAGGCAAACCCCAaggctgaagagaaagagaatgataCAGTAACGATTTCCCCCAAACAGGAGAGTTTCCCCCCAAAGGGTTATTTCCCATCAGGAAAGAAGAAGGGGAGACCCATTGGTAGTGTGAATAAGCAGAAGAAACAACAGCAGCCACCGCCTCCCCCCCCACAGCCCCCTCAGATACCAGAAGGTTCTGCAGATGGAGAGCCAAAGCCAAAAAAGCAGAggcaaaggagggagagaaggaagcctGGGGCGCAGCCAAGGAAGCGGAAAACCAAACAAACCGTTCCCATCGTAGAACCCCAGGAACCTGAGATCAAGCTGAAGTATGCCACCCAGCCACTGGATAAAACTGATGCCAAGAACAAGTCTTTTTTCCCTTATATCCATGTAGTAAATAAGTGTGAACTTGGAGCCGTTTGTACAATCATCAATGCTGAGGAAGAAGAACAGACCAAATTGGTGAGGGGTCGGAAGGGTCAGAGGTCCCTGACCCCTCCACCCAGCAGCACTGAAAGCAAGGCGCTCCCAGCTTCATCCTTCATGCTGCAGGGACCTGTTGTGACAGAGTCTTCTGTTATGGGGCACCTCGTTTGCTGTCTGTGTGGCAAGTGGGCCAGCTACCGGAACATGGGCGACCTCTTTGGACCCTTTTATCCCCAAGATTATGCAGCCACTCTCCCCAAAAATCCACCTCCTAAGAGGGCCACGGAAATGCAGAGCAAAGTTAAGGTACGGCACAAAAGCGCTTCGAATGGTTCCAAGACGGacactgaggaggaggaggagcagcagcagcaaaaagAGCAGAGGAGCCTGGCCACCCACCCCAGGTTTAAGCGGCGGCACCGCTCAGAAGACTGTGGCGGAGGCCCTCGGTCCCTGTCCAGGGGGCTCCCTTGTAAAAAAGCAAGCACCGAGGGCAGCAGCGAAAAGACTGCTTTGGACTCAAAGCCCTCTGTGTCCACCACTTCGGAAGGTGGCCCTGAGTTGGAGTTACAAATCCCTGAACTACCTCTTGACAGCAATGAATTTTGGGTCCATGAGGGTTGTATTCTCTGGGCCAATGGAATCTACCTGGTCTGTGGCAGGCTCTACGGCCTGCAGGAAGCCCTGGAAATAGCCAGAGAGATGGTGAGTACGAGAAATCCCTTACCAGATGCACTTTTTGTTACTTcttcttggttttgtttcttcCACAAACTTTGTTTCAGCCttactttttattcttctgtatCACATGGTAATTCCTCCAAATTAAAGCCCCTAGGCCCATGTACAACACAAGggatatagccaacattttataataactataagtggactATAACCTTTGAAAGTTGTGactcactatgttatacacctgtaATTTATAGTGTTATGCATCAAACCTGCTCTACCCCTCCTCAAACCTGATTCCTCTGCTGGTTTTCCTCTGTTTCTAAACAGTAAACTTTTACTGGCATCCATGTTATCTATTGATCTTTCTTTCCGTTTTTCAACATCTGGCTCTGTAGTACTTACGAAGCATATATTATGGTTATAACACCCTTCTTAGAAACTTTTCATTCCTCTAGAATTATTAATAcgtgtttttgtttgctttttattttcttagaccACATCTTTCCAGTCTATATTTTCCAGTAGGGATATTTGTTCTCCAGGTCTGTTTCATAACTACTATCCTGCGGCAgtcatcatcgtcatcatttACTTCTTCCCTCTGTTGAATGCTGTTTCTGAATCCCATGTCTTCACCTTTCTTAGTCTGGGCCCTCATTTAGTAGAGTGCTTCATTCTTCAGTAGTTTCCTAAGAAAGGGGTGCATGGGAGGTAAATACGTTGAGATCACACTTCTGTTCTTTCCTCATGTTTAATGGGGTGTTGGCTGGATATAGGGtctagatttgcaaatgttttc
Proteins encoded:
- the TCF20 gene encoding LOW QUALITY PROTEIN: transcription factor 20 (The sequence of the model RefSeq protein was modified relative to this genomic sequence to represent the inferred CDS: inserted 1 base in 1 codon), encoding MQSFREQSSYHGNQQSYPQEVHGSSRIEEFSPRQAQMFQNFGGAGGGSSGSGGSSGGGRRGTAAAAAAMASETSGHQGYQGFRKETGDFYYMAGNKDPVATGTPQPPQRRPSGPVQSYGPPQGSSFGNQYGSEGHVGQFPAQHSALGGVSHYQQDYTGPFSPGSAQYQQPSSQQQQQQQQVQQLRQQLYQSHQPLPQATGQPASGSSHLQPMQRPSTLPASAAGYQLRVGQFGQHYQSSAAASSSSSFPSPQRFSQSGQSYDGSYSVNAGSQYEGHNVGSNAQAYGTQSNYSYQPQSMKNFEQAKIPQGTQQGQQQXQQQQQQQQQQPQPQPQQQQQQHPAQHVMQYTNSAAKMPLQGQVAQYSQPEVPVRSPMQFHQNFSPISNPSPAASVVQSPSCSSTPSPLMQSGENLQCGQGNVPMGSRNRILQLMPQLSPTPSMMPSPNSHAAGFKGFGLEGVPEKRLTDPGLSSLSALSTQVANLPNTVQHMLLSDALTPQKKTSKRPSSSKKADSCTNSEGSSQAEEQLKSPMAESLDGGCSSSSEDQGERVRQLSGQSTSSDTTYKGGASEKAGSSPAQGTQNEAPRLSASPAAREETASPGAKDTPLSSDGNPKVNEKTVGVIVSREAMTSRVEKPGGQEKGSQEDDPAATQRPPSTGGTKETGHTSLPQPEPPGGGSKGNKNGDNNSNHNGEGNGQTGHSAGGSGFISRTEPSKSPGSLRYSYKDSFGSAVPRNVSGFPQYPTGQDKGDFTGHGERKGRNEKFPSLLQEVLQGYHHHPDRRYSRSTQEHQGMAAGLEGATRPNVLVSQTNELASRGLLNKSIGSLLENPHWGPWERKSSGTAPEMKQINLADYPIPRKFEIEPQSSAHEPGGSLSERRSVICDISPLRQIVRDPGAHSLGHMGADTRLGRNERLNPSLSQSVILPGGLVSVETKLKSQSGQIKEEDFEQSKSQASFNNKKSGDHCHPTSIKHESYRGNASPGAAAHDSISDYGPQDGRPTPMRRVPGRVGGREGMRGRSPSQYHDFSEKLKMSPGRSRGPGGDPHHMNPHVTFSERANRSSLHAPFSPNSESLASAYHANTRAHAYGDPSAGLNSQLHYKRQMYQQQQEEYKDWSSSSAQGVIAAAQHRQEGPRKSPRQQQFLDRVRSPLKNDKDGMMYGPPMGTYHDPSGQEGGRCLMSSDGLSNKGIELKHGSQKLQQESCWDLSRQTSPAKSSGPPGMSNQKRYGPPHETDGHGLAESTQSSKPSNVMLRLPGQEDHSSQNPLIMRRRVRSFISPIPSKRQSQDVKNSNTEDKGRLLHPSKEGTDKAFNSYAHLSHSQEIKSIPKRESSKELPSPDSRNCPAVTLTSPAKTKILPPRKGRGLKLEAIVQKITSPNIRRSASSNSAEAGGDTVTLDDILSLKSGPPEGGSVAAQDAEMEKRKGEVVSDLVCPADQELSIEKPVARSSEEWRGSGDDKVKTEMHPDGVTAGKEPPGAMTSATSQKPGSNQGRPDGSLGGTAPLIFPDSKNVPPAGILAPEANPKAEEKENDTVTISPKQESFPPKGYFPSGKKKGRPIGSVNKQKKQQQPPPPPPQPPQIPEGSADGEPKPKKQRQRRERRKPGAQPRKRKTKQTVPIVEPQEPEIKLKYATQPLDKTDAKNKSFFPYIHVVNKCELGAVCTIINAEEEEQTKLVRGRKGQRSLTPPPSSTESKALPASSFMLQGPVVTESSVMGHLVCCLCGKWASYRNMGDLFGPFYPQDYAATLPKNPPPKRATEMQSKVKVRHKSASNGSKTDTEEEEEQQQQKEQRSLATHPRFKRRHRSEDCGGGPRSLSRGLPCKKASTEGSSEKTALDSKPSVSTTSEGGPELELQIPELPLDSNEFWVHEGCILWANGIYLVCGRLYGLQEALEIAREMKCSHCQEAGATLGCYNKGCSFRYHYPCAIDADCLLHEENFSVRCPKHKPPLPCPLPPLQNKTAKGSLSTEQSERG